A window of the Burkholderiales bacterium genome harbors these coding sequences:
- the rplR gene encoding 50S ribosomal protein L18, with protein MNKAIGRQRRAAKTRARIAELKALRLSVYRSNNHIYAQVIDGVAAHVLASASSVEADMRSSKGGSIEAAAEVGKRIAERAKQKGVESVAFDRGGFKYHGRVKALAEAAREHGLKF; from the coding sequence ATGAACAAAGCTATCGGCCGTCAGCGGCGTGCAGCGAAAACGCGCGCGCGCATCGCTGAACTGAAGGCGTTGCGGCTTTCTGTATACCGCTCAAACAATCATATCTACGCGCAAGTGATAGATGGTGTAGCAGCACATGTTTTGGCAAGCGCTTCTAGCGTCGAGGCCGACATGCGCTCATCCAAAGGCGGCAGCATTGAGGCGGCCGCGGAAGTCGGAAAACGGATTGCCGAACGCGCGAAGCAAAAGGGCGTTGAGTCGGTCGCTTTCGACCGTGGCGGCTTCAAATATCACGGCCGCGTCAAGGCATTGGCGGAAGCCGCGCGCGAACACGGGCTGAAATTCTAA
- the rplP gene encoding 50S ribosomal protein L16 → MLQPARRKYRKEQKGRNTGIATRGNKVSFGEFGLKAIGRGRLTARQIEAARRAMTRHIKRGGRIWIRIFPDKPISQKPAEVRMGNGKGNPEYYVAEIQPGKVLYEMDGVDETLARAAFRLAAAKLPIQTTFVVRQIG, encoded by the coding sequence ATGCTGCAACCAGCTAGAAGAAAATACCGGAAGGAGCAAAAGGGCCGCAACACCGGCATTGCCACGCGCGGCAACAAGGTCAGTTTCGGCGAATTCGGTCTGAAAGCGATCGGGCGTGGACGCTTGACGGCGCGTCAGATCGAAGCTGCACGGCGGGCGATGACACGCCATATCAAGCGGGGCGGGCGGATATGGATACGCATTTTTCCGGACAAGCCGATTTCGCAGAAACCAGCCGAAGTTCGCATGGGCAATGGCAAAGGCAATCCGGAATACTACGTTGCCGAAATTCAGCCGGGCAAAGTCCTGTATGAGATGGACGGTGTCGACGAAACGCTCGCGCGCGCCGCATTTCGCCTTGCAGCCGCCAAGCTGCCGATACAGACGACCTTCGTCGTCAGACAAATAGGGTGA
- the rpsH gene encoding 30S ribosomal protein S8: MSMSDPIADMLTRIRNAQQAEKVSVAMPSSRLKSAIAKVLKEEGYIEDFAVRENGAKPTLEIALKYYAGQPVIEKIERISRPGLRIYKTSGEIPRVMNGLGIAVVSTSKGVMTDRMARSQNIGGEILCVVA; the protein is encoded by the coding sequence ATGAGTATGAGCGACCCGATTGCCGATATGTTGACCCGCATCCGCAACGCGCAGCAGGCGGAAAAAGTATCGGTAGCGATGCCTTCAAGCCGATTGAAATCCGCAATCGCGAAGGTTTTGAAGGAAGAAGGCTACATCGAGGATTTCGCGGTTCGCGAAAATGGCGCCAAGCCGACGCTCGAAATCGCGCTGAAGTACTACGCCGGACAGCCCGTCATCGAAAAAATCGAACGCATCAGCCGGCCAGGGCTTCGCATCTACAAGACTTCCGGGGAAATTCCGCGCGTAATGAACGGTTTGGGCATCGCCGTGGTTTCAACATCGAAGGGCGTAATGACCGATAGAATGGCGCGCAGTCAGAACATCGGCGGCGAGATATTGTGCGTCGTCGCCTAA
- the rpsN gene encoding 30S ribosomal protein S14, which yields MAKTAVINREHKRRATVKKYAARRAELVALIDNAKLSDEERYSARLRLQTLPRNSSPVRLRNRCALTGRPRGVYRRFGLGRNKLRELALNGEVPGVIKASW from the coding sequence ATGGCGAAAACCGCAGTGATCAATCGCGAGCACAAACGCCGCGCGACCGTAAAGAAATACGCTGCCAGGCGAGCTGAGTTGGTCGCCCTGATCGACAATGCAAAATTGTCCGATGAGGAACGCTATTCCGCGCGTTTGAGGTTGCAGACCCTGCCGCGCAACAGCAGCCCGGTGCGCTTGCGCAATCGCTGCGCGCTGACGGGTCGGCCGCGCGGCGTTTATCGTCGCTTCGGTCTCGGCCGCAACAAATTGCGCGAGCTTGCGCTCAATGGTGAAGTCCCGGGTGTTATCAAGGCCAGCTGGTAG
- the rplF gene encoding 50S ribosomal protein L6, which translates to MSRVANNPVTVPAAVEVTTSASEILVKGPLGVLKQTLGPDVAIEREGDTLRFKVVKESLHAIAMSGTLRALTANMVRGVTEGFVKKLTLVGVGYRAQASGDTLNLSLGFSHPIAYKVPNGIKIETPSQTEIIIKGIDKQRVGQTAAEVRAYRKPEPYKGKGVRYADEVVALKETKKK; encoded by the coding sequence ATGTCCAGAGTTGCGAACAACCCGGTAACCGTGCCAGCCGCGGTGGAAGTCACGACATCGGCATCGGAAATCTTGGTGAAGGGACCACTCGGCGTCCTCAAGCAAACGCTGGGGCCCGACGTTGCGATCGAGCGCGAAGGCGACACCTTGCGCTTCAAGGTCGTCAAGGAATCCCTGCATGCAATCGCCATGTCGGGCACGTTGCGCGCATTGACCGCGAATATGGTCCGCGGTGTGACCGAGGGCTTCGTTAAAAAATTGACGCTGGTCGGAGTCGGTTATCGCGCCCAGGCAAGTGGCGACACGCTGAATTTGAGTCTGGGTTTCTCGCATCCCATCGCATATAAGGTTCCGAATGGCATCAAGATCGAGACGCCGAGCCAGACCGAAATCATCATCAAGGGCATCGACAAGCAGCGCGTAGGCCAGACTGCAGCCGAAGTGCGCGCTTACCGCAAACCCGAGCCATATAAAGGCAAGGGCGTCCGCTACGCCGACGAGGTCGTCGCGTTGAAGGAAACGAAGAAGAAGTAA
- the rpmD gene encoding 50S ribosomal protein L30, translating into MEKSSSKTVKVTLVKSVIGTIESHRACVRGLGLRRLNHTVEIADTPEVRGMINKVRYLVKAEA; encoded by the coding sequence GTGGAAAAGAGTTCCAGTAAAACGGTGAAAGTCACCTTGGTCAAGAGTGTAATCGGGACGATCGAGTCGCATCGTGCCTGTGTTCGCGGCTTGGGCCTGCGCCGCTTGAACCATACGGTTGAAATAGCCGATACGCCGGAAGTGCGCGGCATGATCAACAAGGTTCGTTACCTCGTTAAAGCAGAGGCCTGA
- the rpsQ gene encoding 30S ribosomal protein S17, whose product MNETTAKGRILTGRVVSDKMNKTVTVVIQRTVKHPLYGKVINRSKKYHAHDENNDYHPGDLVVIEECRPLAKTKTWRVAKLIEKARLI is encoded by the coding sequence ATGAACGAAACGACAGCTAAGGGCCGCATTTTGACCGGCCGCGTGGTCAGCGACAAAATGAACAAGACGGTTACGGTCGTAATCCAGCGGACGGTCAAGCATCCGCTATACGGCAAGGTTATCAACCGCTCGAAGAAATACCATGCGCACGACGAGAACAACGATTACCACCCAGGAGACCTGGTCGTCATCGAAGAATGCCGTCCGCTGGCGAAAACAAAGACATGGCGGGTTGCGAAGTTGATCGAAAAAGCGCGGCTGATCTGA
- the rpmC gene encoding 50S ribosomal protein L29 — MKASDLRSKSDAELQNELTALLKAQFSLRMQIATQQLTKNSELRKVRRDIARTRTVMHQKAQA, encoded by the coding sequence ATGAAGGCCAGTGATTTAAGATCGAAAAGTGACGCCGAATTGCAAAACGAGCTGACCGCGCTGCTCAAGGCGCAATTCAGCTTGCGCATGCAGATCGCGACACAACAACTGACGAAAAATAGCGAGTTGCGCAAGGTTCGCCGCGATATCGCGCGTACCCGTACCGTTATGCATCAAAAGGCGCAGGCATGA
- the rplE gene encoding 50S ribosomal protein L5, translating to MSRLQNYYRENVVKELTERFGYKSVMEVPRLKKITLNMGVGEAVADKKILDNAVGDMQKIAGQKPVITKSKKSIAGFKIRTGYPIGCMVTLRHSQMYEFLDRLISVAIPRIRDFRGISGKSFDGRGNFNMGVKEQIIFPEIEYDKIDALRGMNISITTSAKNDEEARALLASFKFPFRN from the coding sequence ATGTCGCGCCTGCAAAATTACTACCGGGAAAATGTCGTCAAGGAATTGACCGAACGGTTCGGTTACAAGTCCGTCATGGAAGTACCTCGCCTCAAGAAAATCACGCTCAACATGGGTGTCGGCGAGGCCGTCGCCGACAAGAAGATTCTGGATAACGCGGTCGGCGATATGCAGAAGATCGCCGGTCAGAAGCCGGTGATCACAAAATCGAAAAAGTCGATTGCCGGCTTCAAGATTCGGACCGGCTATCCGATCGGCTGCATGGTCACGCTGCGCCATAGTCAGATGTACGAGTTTCTTGATCGGCTCATCTCGGTCGCCATTCCGCGCATCCGCGATTTCCGCGGGATTTCCGGCAAATCGTTCGATGGACGTGGCAATTTCAACATGGGCGTCAAAGAGCAAATCATTTTTCCCGAAATCGAATACGACAAGATCGACGCCTTGCGCGGCATGAACATCAGTATCACAACCAGCGCCAAGAATGACGAAGAAGCGCGCGCGCTACTCGCGTCGTTCAAGTTCCCGTTCAGAAATTGA
- the rplX gene encoding 50S ribosomal protein L24: MRKIKKGDDVILVAGKDKGKRGTVLRVMAEAERVLVEGANRVKKHQKPNPMKGVTAGIVDQEMPIHISNVALYNPATQKADRVGIKTLEDGRRVRVFRSNGEVIDV, translated from the coding sequence ATGCGCAAGATTAAAAAGGGCGATGACGTGATCCTCGTCGCCGGCAAAGACAAGGGCAAACGCGGCACGGTACTGCGCGTGATGGCGGAAGCCGAACGCGTGCTGGTCGAGGGTGCGAACCGGGTCAAAAAGCATCAGAAGCCGAATCCGATGAAGGGTGTTACGGCCGGCATCGTCGATCAGGAAATGCCGATCCACATATCGAATGTCGCACTCTACAATCCGGCGACCCAGAAAGCCGACCGCGTTGGCATCAAGACTTTGGAGGATGGGCGCAGGGTCCGCGTGTTCCGCTCCAACGGTGAAGTCATAGACGTATAG
- the rplN gene encoding 50S ribosomal protein L14 — MIQMQSTLDVADNTGARSVMCIKVLGGSKRRYAGIGDVIKVSVKDAAPRGRVKKGEIYHAVVVRTAKGVRRPDGSLVKFDGNAAVLLNAKLEPIGTRIFGPVTRELRTERFMKIVSLAPEVL, encoded by the coding sequence ATGATACAGATGCAGTCGACCCTGGATGTTGCCGACAACACCGGCGCGCGTTCCGTAATGTGTATAAAAGTGTTGGGCGGGTCGAAGCGGCGCTATGCCGGGATAGGCGACGTGATCAAGGTCAGCGTGAAGGATGCAGCGCCTCGCGGCCGGGTCAAAAAAGGCGAGATTTACCATGCCGTGGTTGTACGAACCGCGAAAGGCGTGCGCCGTCCGGACGGATCCCTGGTCAAATTCGACGGCAACGCCGCGGTTTTGCTGAATGCGAAGCTGGAACCGATCGGCACGCGGATTTTCGGTCCGGTAACGCGCGAATTGCGTACCGAGCGTTTTATGAAAATCGTGTCGCTCGCGCCTGAAGTGCTCTGA
- the rpsE gene encoding 30S ribosomal protein S5: MAKFQQEERSDGLREKMVAINRVTKVVKGGRILGFAALTVVGDGDGGVGMGKGKAREVPVAVQKAMDEARRKMVKVSLKNGTLHHAVIGRHGAASVYMQPASEGTGIIAGGPMRAIFEVMGMHDVLAKCLGSTNPYNVVRATLNGLVAMNTPSDIAAKRGKTIEEITG, from the coding sequence ATGGCAAAATTTCAGCAGGAAGAGCGCAGCGACGGGTTGCGCGAAAAAATGGTCGCGATCAATCGCGTTACGAAAGTCGTGAAAGGCGGCCGCATTCTTGGTTTCGCCGCGCTGACAGTCGTCGGCGATGGCGATGGCGGCGTCGGCATGGGCAAGGGCAAAGCGCGTGAAGTGCCTGTAGCAGTGCAGAAGGCGATGGACGAAGCGCGCCGCAAAATGGTCAAGGTCAGTCTGAAGAATGGCACGTTACACCATGCCGTTATTGGCCGGCATGGCGCAGCCAGCGTCTATATGCAGCCCGCGTCGGAAGGAACCGGGATCATCGCAGGCGGTCCCATGCGTGCGATTTTCGAAGTCATGGGCATGCACGATGTTCTGGCGAAATGCCTCGGCTCGACCAATCCCTACAACGTTGTTCGCGCGACACTGAATGGCCTTGTCGCCATGAACACGCCGTCCGATATCGCTGCCAAGCGCGGTAAGACAATAGAAGAGATAACAGGTTAG